The window TTTCTATCGTGCGCGAAATTGCTCAGCAACATAATGCGCCTATCGACATTATGGCGAATCCACGCAATCAAAATCCGCATTATCCAGGCTGTATATTCCGGGTGTCATTTCAGATGAATCCCCATGCCAGTTTACGTGGGGATATTAGCTAGCTTAATGCTAAATAGCTTAATAGCTTAATAGCAGCTCAATTTTAGAATCCCTCAACAAATGTTATTTAGAGACCTAAAAACCTTGATATGGAAGCAGATAAAAGTATCAGTGCGCTGGATAAATCAAAAGCTACTGCAGCCACTCACTGGCGGCGCAGCAGATACCTGACTGCATTTTTACTGACGAGCTGGTTTTTTTTGACATTTGGCATTCTGTTTTTTGCCAGAGAATTATCTGCCTATACTTTTTTTGGATGGCCGTTTTCTTTTTATATGGCAGCGCAAGGATTGACCTTATTTTACGTGGCGCTGCTGGCTATTTTCTCACTGTGGATGCGTAAAATTGAAGACGCTTACCATACTGAAATTTCAGAAAAAAATCCTGATCTATCTCAAATAAAGGATAGTAACTTAAAGGATATCCGCTAATGGCACAGGCTGGATTCTCTAAACGACTAACGCGCTATTACGCCTGGTACACGCTGCTGTTCATCCTTTTTTTGATCAGCCTTGCGGTACTGGAAAAAGAAGGCGTACCCCGTGCCTGGATAGGTTATCTGTTCATGTTCTCTACCATCGTGATTTACGCTGGTATTGGCGTCATGAGCCGCACCTCGGATATTTCTGAATACTATGTCGCTGGCCGGCGTGTACCGGCTGTTTTTAATGGGATGGCAACGGCGGCAGACTGGATGTCGGCAGCCAGTTTTTTAAGTCTTGCGGGCGGCTTATATTTACAGGGCTTTGATGGTCTTGCCTACATCATTGGCTGGACCGGTGGTTTTTGTCTGGTTGCGTTGTTAATCGCACCGTATATACGCAAATTTGGGCAGTACAGTATTGCGGATTTTTTAGGCACCCGTTATGCCGGCGCGAATGGTAGCAATATCGTGCGCGTCCTAGCCGTGATTGCGACGATCTTTATTTCATTCACCTACGTCGTCGCCCAGATTTATGGTGTTGGTTTAATCACCTCGCGCTTTACCGGTGTGGATTTTTCTATCGGCATTTTTTTAGGCCTGGCAAGTATTCTGGTCTGCTCTTTTTTGGGTGGTATGCGGGCAGTGACATGGACCCAGGTTGCGCAATACATCATCATCATTATTGCGTACATGATCCCGGTCACATGGTTATCAGCAAAGCATGCCCAAACACAGACCCAGATGCCGATCCCGCAAATTGCCTACGGTTCCAAACTATCGCAATTAAGCGCTAAAGAAAAACTGTTTGCGAATGATCCGAAAGAACAAGAAGTCCGGGCTATTTTTAAACAACGCGCTGAGGTATTCCAGCAAAAAATCCAGCATCTGCCTGCCTCATGGGAAGAGGGGCGATTGGAATTACAGCACCAGCTAGATGAGCTTAAATCTGGTAATGCCTCACTGATAGAAATCAAAGCAGCAGCGCGGGTATTAAGCAATTATCCTAAAACACCGCAAGAGGCGCAGCTGCGATGGACTGACGCCAAGAGTGCCAATCTGGCACGCGCAGAACCCAGCGTCACTACTTACATGCCGTATGCCGCAAAAGATAAAAACGAATCTGACATCAAGCGTAATAATTTTTTGGCCTTAGTATTTTGTCTGATGATGGGTACTGCGGCCTTGCCCCATGTACTAATCCGTTACTACACTACGCCATCAGTGCGAGAGAGCCGTGAGTCGGTCTTCTGGTCACTATTTTTTATCATGCTGTTGTACATCACGATCCCCGCTCTGGCGATTTTAGTAAAGTACGATATTTATACCTCACTGGTCGGTACCGAATTTTCTAAATTGCCATCATGGGTCACCTATTGGGCCAGCATCGACAAACTTAATCCGCTGGTGAATATTACTGATATCAACCACGATGGCATTGTCCAGCTGGCAGAGATTGCGATTGATGGTGACATCGTCGTGCTCGCGACACCTGAGATTGCAGGTTTGCCTTATGTCATTTCCGGTCTGGTTGCCGCAGGTGGTCTGGCGGCAGCTTTATCGACTGCGGATGGTTTGCTGCTGACGATTTCCAATTCGCTGTCGCACGACATTTATTACAAAATTGTTGATCCCAGTGCTTCGACACAAAAACGGGTGACAATTTCTAAGCTACTGTTGTTAGTAGTAGCACTAGTTGCTGCCTATGTGGCATCGCTTAAACCTGCGGATATTTTATCGCTAGTCGGTGCGGCATTTTCACTGGCAGCATCTACCCTGTTCCCTGCACTGGTATTGGGCATCTTTTGGAAACGTGCGAACCAACAGGGTGCCATTGTGGGTATCATCATCGGTTTTATTGTGTGTGTTTATTACATGCTCAACACACATCCACTATTCGGTGGTAGTGTATTAAATCAATGGTGGCATATCGCTCCGATTTCCGCCGGGGTATTTGGTGTGCCGGCAGGGATCATCAGCATGCTACTGGTCAGCCTGATGACACCTGCACCAGATCCTCGCACAGTGGATTTGATCGACTATATTCGAGCCCCTGATGTTTGATCTAGGTTTGATATGGCTTTGATCCAAAGATGACGTAACGTGAAGTATGTTTTGCAATGCCAAAAATACACTGGCATAGTTCTTGATAGTAGAAACTGAAACTATAGTAAAAACTCAAATAACAGCGAAACCACATCATGGCAAAATTTTTTAATGAAATGGCTGCTGATGGCATAGAGTCAGCAAGCTCAGCAGCTGGCTCGGCAGCAAATATAGAAAATCACATCCGTGATCATTACCGCGAATTTAATACCTGGTTAAAGCAACAATCTCCAGAGACTATACAACGTAAGCGTGCAGAAGCTGATCTGACATTCCGTCGCGTCGGTATTACCTTTGCAGTGTATGGCGACGATGCCGGTACCGAACGCCTGATCCCCTTTGACATTATTCCCCGCATTATTCCTGCTAGCGAATGGTCACATTTACAGACTGGTCTAGTACAGCGCGTCAAAGCCTTGAATATGTTTATTCATGATATTTATCACGATCAAAACATCATCAAGGCGGGCATTATTCCCGCTGAACAAATTTATAAAAATGCGCAATACCGGCCAGAGATGCAAGGTATTTCGGTCGCCTCGGATATCTATGCCCATATCGCCGGTGTCGATATTGTGCGCGCCGGTGCCGGTGAGTTTTATGTGCTGGAAGATAATCTGCGGGTACCGTCTGGCGTGTCCTACATGCTGGAAGATCGCAAGATGATGATGCGACTTTTCCCGGAATTATTTGCCCGTAACAAAATTGCGCCGGTAGATCATTACCCTGATATGTTGCTGGACAATTTACGCTCGGTTGCACCGGTCGGCGTGAATGACCCGACGATCGTCGTGATGACACCAGGGATGTATAACTCCGCCTATTTTGAACATGCATTTTTAGCGCAGCAGATGGGCGTGGAACTGGTAGAAGGTAAAGATTTATTCGTCAACGATAACGCAGTATTTATGCGCACCACACGCGGACCTAAACGCGTCGATGTGATTTATCGCCGGGTGGATGATGACTTCCTCGATCCGCTGGCCTTCCGTCCGGATTCGTCGCTTGGTGTGCCTGGTTTGTTGTCGGTGTATCGCGCTGGTCGCGTGACCCTAGCAAACGCAATCGGCACCGGTGTGGCAGATGATAAATCGATTTATCCGTTTGTACCGGACATGATTAAGTTCTATCTGACTGAGCAACCGATCCTGAATAATGTCCCGACTTACCAATGCCGCAAACCCGAAGATTTAGCCTATACCTTAGCGCATTTACCTGAGCTGGTTGTTAAAGAAGTACATGGCGCGGGTGGCTACGGTATGTTGGTAGGACCTGCATCGACCAAAGCGCAAATTGAAGATTTCCGCCAGCGTCTGCTCGCCAAACCTGACGGCTATATCGCACAACCGACGCTGGCATTATCGGCTTGTCCGACTTATGTTGAGAGTGGCATCGCGCCGCGCCATATTGATTTACGTCCATTTGTGTTGTCCGGCAAAACCATCTCGATGGTACCTGGTGGTTTGACCCGTGTGGCCTTACAAGAAGGTTCGCTGGTGGTTAATTCATCGCAGGGTGGCGGGACAAAAGATACCTGGATACTAGAAAAATAGTTTCCTCATTCGTTTGCTGATATCAGACCGGATCAAGTCCGATCGAATGCCCAAATAACTTGCCGCGCTGGAGAAAATTTATGCTGAGCCGCACCGCTGATCACTTATTCTGGATGGCACGCTATACAGAACGCGCCGAAAATACTGCCCGTATGCTGGATGTAAATATTCAAACATCGATGCTCCCGCAATCAATTGAGAGTGCAGAGCAAGGCTGGCGTGCGATGCTGGGTATTTCGGAATTGCAGTCCGCATTTGATAAAAAATACGGTGTACTCAATGCGAAAGACGTACTCGATTTTATGTTGCGTGACCCGGACAATCCATCGTCCATCGCAGCCTGCCTGACCGAAGCGCGCGAAAACGCCCGCGCCGTTCGTGGCACGCTAACCACCGAGGTATGGGAGACCCAAAACGCAACCTGGCTGGATATGCAGCAACATCTGAACAGCGGCGTACTGGAAAACGATCCTAGCCAGTTTTTTGAATGGGTCAAATACCGCTCACATTTGTCCCGTGGTGTGACGCTGGGTACGATGCTGAAAGATGAAGCTATCCACTTCATCCGTCTGGGTACTTTTTTAGAACGTGCCGATAACACTGCGCGTATTTTAGATGTGAAGTTCCATGGCGCCAAAGAAGCAGGCATTAGTGAAAAAGCTACTCAAAGAGATTTCTATTATTGGGCAGCTTTATTACGCTCAGTCTCCGGTTTTGAAATTTATCGTAAGGTATATCGCGACGTTATAACACCAGAGCGCGTGGCAGAGCTGCTGATATTGCGCGGCGACATGCCACGTTCTTTACTGGCCTGCATGGACGAGGTGGTACAAAACCTGAAGCAAGTCAGCAATGATGTCTCGGCCGATACTGAACGCTTTGCCGGCAAGCTACATGCAGAACTGCAATTTGCCTGCATTGAAGATATTCTGGAAGCTGGCTTGCATGAAACACTGACGGAATTTTTGCAAAGAATCTTTGAACTGGGCAATCGTGTCAGCCGTAACTTCCTGGTGCCGCTTGCGGCATAAATCACAAAACAATAAAGAAATAAAAAATATACTCCCCTCCAGTAATTTTAGATCGCCCATAGAATATTTGGACAATTGACCGATTATTTGAAAAATAAATGGGAGTATATTAAATGGGAGTATATTAATTCGTATGAAACTCTCAATCAGACACGAGACCATCTACCGGTATACCGCGCCTTTGGCTTACACCATACAGCAACTTCGTCTGACACCAAGGGAAGAGTTACAACAGCACGCATTGTCCTGGCACATCACTACTTCGGGTCAGCGTCACGCCTACACCGATGCGTATGGCAACCTGTCGCATATGCTAACTATCACTGGTCAGCATGATGCTTTGTCCATCGTCGCACAGGGTTTGGTCGAAACAATCTACCCATACCAAGGTCGTTTGAACGCAATCGAAACCTTGTCGCCGCTAATTTTTTCTGTCGCCACACGCTTGACCGAACCGACACCACAAATTATGGATTTCGCCGCCAGTAGTTTTGCGAGAAATTTTGCAGGGAAAACATTCAACACGCACGGGAAAACTAAAACCCCGGAAGCACTCAAATTAGCTGAGCTTATTTTTGGTGCAATCGAGTATCAAAGCGGTGCAACACAAGTGACGACCAGCGCAGACGATGCGCTAAGTCTGGGTCGCGGCGTTTGTCAGGATCATGCACATCTGTTTTTAGCCTGCTGCCATGCTCACAGTATTCCGGCGCGCTACGTTTCTGGCTATATTGATCCCGGTACCACTAGCCATGCAGAAAGTCATGCCTGGGTAGATGTTTGGGTGGAAGACAGTGATTTCTCGGGTTGGGTCAGTATTGATGTAACACATGCACGTTTGATGACCGATGCTTATTGCCGTCTGGCAGTCGGACGCGATTATGATTCCGCTGCGCCTATCCGTGGCGTGCGACGCGGCGGTGGAGAAGAAATGTTGGACGTCAATGTACAAGTCATGCCAGTTCAACAATAAGTACCATTTATAGTACTTGCATCTTCGAGGCGGTTTTGCGTAAGTCCTAAGAAACCGTTGGCAATTCACAAACGGATTACACACTATCTGACAATCAAGCGACATTCCACAGGCACTTAAGAGCCCTAAATCAGCTAAACCATTTTGCCTTAAGGTAAAATATGGCTTTAGTTTATTGGCTTGTAACAATGACATATTGTGTTGGCATGCGCCTGGACGCTGGGCTAGTTTTTCTCTCTGACTCTCGTACTAATGCGGGTGTGGATCAAGTTGGTACGTTCCGTAAAATGAGCGTATTTGAAAATCCGGGCGACCGTATGATGGTCTTGATGACCGCAGGCAATCTCTCTATTTCCCAATCGATACGCCAATTAGTCGCAGAACACGTGTGCTTTGATGGCAGCACGATCTGGAATGCGCCCAACATGTACGAAGCTGCCCGTATCGTCGGTGAAGCGGTGCGTACAGTACATAAACGCGACGCACAATCTCTGTCAGAATTCGGTATCGATTTTAATGTGAGCCTGATCTTTGGTGGACAAATTAAAGGCGAACGTTGCCGCTTGTTTCAGATTTATTCAGCCGGTAATTTTATTGAATCGCATAATGAAAATACCTATTTCCAGATCGGTGAAGCCAAGTACGGCAAGCCGATTATTGATCGGGTAGTCAATCCATTGACACCGCTGGACGAAGCCGCAAAATGTGCGCTGATCTCGATGGATTCTACCTTGCGTTCCAATGTATCCGTCGGCTTGCCATTAGATATGCTGGTGTACGAAACCGATCGTCTGGCCGTCACCCGTTTCGTCACGATTGATGAGAAAAATCAATACTTCCAGATGATACGCAGTACTTGGGGCGAGCAACTCAAACACGTATTTGAAGGCATCGACGATCCGATCTGGGACGCAGCACCGGACGCCACCATGAACGTGCTGTCCTCTACCAATATGAATAGCAAACCAGTGCGTATCGCCCTGCCGCCGACAATTGCTCCCGTTGTTTTGGATGTCGCGCCTTTACAATCGCTGGCGCAAGAGTTCAACCAGACTCAGCATTGATCTACTTATTTATACAAGCTAAGGCGCACTCAAGCGCAACATACGATCAAAAGATCGATCAACAGATCGACTAACAGATAGCCTAACAAAAAGGCCAGCAAAAGCTGGCCTTTTTATTGGCTTATTATTTTGTGCGCCAATCGCAATCAGAAGCGTGATCTTGCACCATACCAATGGCTTGCATGTAGGCATAAATAATCGTCGAGCCAACAAATTTAAAACCACGCTTAATTAAATCTTTTGATATCTGGTCAGACAGTTCGGTTTTAATAATGCGTTCACCGCTATTACGAATCGGCTTGCCATTCACATGCGCCCACAAATAGCCATCTAAACTGCCGAACTCATCGCACAAACTCAGATAGGCATTAGCATTGGTAATCGCCGCAGCCACCTTCAGGCGATTACGTACTATCCCCGCATTTGCCAGCAAACTCGCTACTTTATCCGCATCATATACAGCGATTTTTTTTGCATCCCAATCATCAAAGGCAAGCCGGTAATTCTCACGCTTGTTGAGGATAGTTTCCCAACTCAGCCCCGCCTGCGCCCCTTCCAGATTCAACATTTCAAATAAACGCCGCTCATCATGACAAGGCACGCCCCACTCCTGATCGTGGTACGCCAGATAAAGAGGATTAGCTGGATTAGCCCAAGAGCAGCGTTGATGAGTTACAGAATTCATGGCGATCATTTTTTACTTTAAGTAGAGTCACTATTTTTGCATGATGTCCCGGATTATTTTAGAAATTGTTGTAAGATTTATTGCCCAGAACCGACACAATCACTAAGCAGATATTAGACCGTGACTAAACGCCTTACCTGGACAGGTACCTGTGTATTCCAAAAAAACTGAAAGAAAAGCTTAATGATGAACAGAAGAAAATTTATTCACACAGCCACACTGAGCAGTGTCGCCATCAGCAGCTCTTCGCTGTTTGCCCAAGAGAAAAAGGAAGCTGTGACTTTTACGATGCAAAGCACGGACATCAATGGCAAACCCTTAAAATTAACCGATTTTATAGGACTAACAGTGCTGGTAAGCTTTTTTACCAGCGGCTGCAATCTCTGCACTCGCGACCTTAAATTGATGCGTGAATTTTATGTAGGTAATGCGAACCGGAAATTTGTTCTGCTGGCGATTAATATAGACCAGGATAAAAGAGATTTTGATACCTATAATCAACTAGTTTCGCTCGCCATCCCAAAAGAGCAACGCTTCCCGACGGTGTGGCGTAATGCACCCGGCCACAAAGACAATTTTGGAACCATCGTCAAACAACCTACCCACTTTGTTCTGAATGCCCAAAACCAGTTTATCTTTAAGCGGGAAGGTACTTTTTTGCCAGACGACTGGGACAATCTCTGGCTTTCATTAAGCTAAAGAGCTTGTGAGCAAACTAATTTAAATAGTTTGCGCAGCATCCGGTGCTACATCGACTGATGCCATAAGCTCACGCTCGGCTTTCGCCCGTAATACTGCAAACCGCCAGCGTAGCAAACCGATTGCATATCCAATGTAATAGCTGGCAAGCAGTCCGAATACTGCCAATGTCAGCGGACTTCCCGCAAAATTCCCCATATCATGCGAGTCCAAGGGATTTAGCACATACACATCAAGCATACGATACACAATACGGCAAAAAAACAGCAGCGACAAAGCAATACCCAAATGCGCGTTTGGCGTATAAAACAAACCTTGTGGCGTTGGCTCAAATACTGTTTTTTTGAGCCCATAGACAGCAAGACCCGATCCGATAATCAAACCTCCCGCCATATACATCAGCCTGTCAAGATGCGAAGAAGAGAGAAACGCCAGCAAGACTAACAAGCTAGGAAAAATAACCAAAGTAATCCACGGCCGTATTTTTGATAATCGTTGACGACCAACCAATTTACGCACACGCGAATACATGCGCCATGCGATTAGCGGCAATACGACAAGTAATGTAATCGTGGAGGAATTGGGAGCTTGCATAGTAAATCCTCGATAAAAATAAGCAAATCAACACAGCACAATCAACACACATTATCTCTGAACTCATGCATCTCACCTTAGATTTGCTTGTATCTAAATGTGTCTCTACTACGCATTGAAATTAAGGGCGTACAAACTCAAATTTATTGCGAAACGTGGTCGTACCGTCTGCACTCACCTCATCTTTAAACAACTTAAAAGCGCCGGCAGATAGCTCTAACCGGTAACGATCCAGCTTATCGCCGTCCTTACGTTCAAACAGAATTTGTCGGCCATTGCTGTCAACACTATTGGACGTAATTCGTCCAATGGATACCGCTTTTTCGGCAGAGCCTGAAGCCCAGGCGATTTCGTTTTTAAGCAAATCAAAGTTCATCCGCTCATACGAAAATACCGTCTTGGACGGACCATCATCAAACACATAATGCAGCACCAGCTCATTGGGCGCACCCAAAGCAATAAACAAGCGCGTCGGCAATGTCACCAACCGATCTGGCTTGCTGTAATCACGATAAGTCAGAGCACCTTTCCACTCACCCTGCACCGCTGACAAAGCAGCATCTGGCTTTGGATCATACAAAGCAAAAGCAGGTGCGGCAAATAGACAAACTAATAATGCAAGCGTTGTACGACGTTTCATAATGATGGCCCCGGAGAAATCTACAGCTTCAACACTTGCTGTATATCAGAAATTTATAGGTGAACAAAGTTCGATCAGCGATCCTTCTTTGGAGCGAACATATGCAACAATTTGCCCCCAAGGTTTTTGCGCCGGCTCTTTTATCGCCAGTGCGCCAGCGCTGACTGCCTTTGCATATGCAGCGGCCACATCCTCAGTTACGAATGCGAATTCCACACCGAAAGGTGGGACATTAGGATCGGCTCTTTGATAATGCCCATCCAAGTTAATCTCGCCCATCGCATGCGATGCGAATGCTAGAACAGTATCACCGGTTTCCAGTTCGCCATATTCACCAGACTCATGCAAATAGCGTGTCTCAAAACCAAATGCTTGGTGGTAAAAATTGAGCGTATCCGAAACAGACTCGACGTACACAATGGTGTAAGCAAATTTCATAAGATATTTTCCAAAAGTAATTTTTATATTTATCTGAGATGGCAAAAGAACATACAAAGTGCTTTACCATTGAT of the Undibacterium sp. 5I1 genome contains:
- a CDS encoding circularly permuted type 2 ATP-grasp protein — protein: MAKFFNEMAADGIESASSAAGSAANIENHIRDHYREFNTWLKQQSPETIQRKRAEADLTFRRVGITFAVYGDDAGTERLIPFDIIPRIIPASEWSHLQTGLVQRVKALNMFIHDIYHDQNIIKAGIIPAEQIYKNAQYRPEMQGISVASDIYAHIAGVDIVRAGAGEFYVLEDNLRVPSGVSYMLEDRKMMMRLFPELFARNKIAPVDHYPDMLLDNLRSVAPVGVNDPTIVVMTPGMYNSAYFEHAFLAQQMGVELVEGKDLFVNDNAVFMRTTRGPKRVDVIYRRVDDDFLDPLAFRPDSSLGVPGLLSVYRAGRVTLANAIGTGVADDKSIYPFVPDMIKFYLTEQPILNNVPTYQCRKPEDLAYTLAHLPELVVKEVHGAGGYGMLVGPASTKAQIEDFRQRLLAKPDGYIAQPTLALSACPTYVESGIAPRHIDLRPFVLSGKTISMVPGGLTRVALQEGSLVVNSSQGGGTKDTWILEK
- a CDS encoding DUF4212 domain-containing protein, whose protein sequence is MEADKSISALDKSKATAATHWRRSRYLTAFLLTSWFFLTFGILFFARELSAYTFFGWPFSFYMAAQGLTLFYVALLAIFSLWMRKIEDAYHTEISEKNPDLSQIKDSNLKDIR
- a CDS encoding redoxin domain-containing protein, giving the protein MMNRRKFIHTATLSSVAISSSSLFAQEKKEAVTFTMQSTDINGKPLKLTDFIGLTVLVSFFTSGCNLCTRDLKLMREFYVGNANRKFVLLAINIDQDKRDFDTYNQLVSLAIPKEQRFPTVWRNAPGHKDNFGTIVKQPTHFVLNAQNQFIFKREGTFLPDDWDNLWLSLS
- a CDS encoding VOC family protein; amino-acid sequence: MKFAYTIVYVESVSDTLNFYHQAFGFETRYLHESGEYGELETGDTVLAFASHAMGEINLDGHYQRADPNVPPFGVEFAFVTEDVAAAYAKAVSAGALAIKEPAQKPWGQIVAYVRSKEGSLIELCSPINF
- a CDS encoding sodium:solute symporter family protein, with translation MAQAGFSKRLTRYYAWYTLLFILFLISLAVLEKEGVPRAWIGYLFMFSTIVIYAGIGVMSRTSDISEYYVAGRRVPAVFNGMATAADWMSAASFLSLAGGLYLQGFDGLAYIIGWTGGFCLVALLIAPYIRKFGQYSIADFLGTRYAGANGSNIVRVLAVIATIFISFTYVVAQIYGVGLITSRFTGVDFSIGIFLGLASILVCSFLGGMRAVTWTQVAQYIIIIIAYMIPVTWLSAKHAQTQTQMPIPQIAYGSKLSQLSAKEKLFANDPKEQEVRAIFKQRAEVFQQKIQHLPASWEEGRLELQHQLDELKSGNASLIEIKAAARVLSNYPKTPQEAQLRWTDAKSANLARAEPSVTTYMPYAAKDKNESDIKRNNFLALVFCLMMGTAALPHVLIRYYTTPSVRESRESVFWSLFFIMLLYITIPALAILVKYDIYTSLVGTEFSKLPSWVTYWASIDKLNPLVNITDINHDGIVQLAEIAIDGDIVVLATPEIAGLPYVISGLVAAGGLAAALSTADGLLLTISNSLSHDIYYKIVDPSASTQKRVTISKLLLLVVALVAAYVASLKPADILSLVGAAFSLAASTLFPALVLGIFWKRANQQGAIVGIIIGFIVCVYYMLNTHPLFGGSVLNQWWHIAPISAGVFGVPAGIISMLLVSLMTPAPDPRTVDLIDYIRAPDV
- a CDS encoding transglutaminase family protein, whose amino-acid sequence is MKLSIRHETIYRYTAPLAYTIQQLRLTPREELQQHALSWHITTSGQRHAYTDAYGNLSHMLTITGQHDALSIVAQGLVETIYPYQGRLNAIETLSPLIFSVATRLTEPTPQIMDFAASSFARNFAGKTFNTHGKTKTPEALKLAELIFGAIEYQSGATQVTTSADDALSLGRGVCQDHAHLFLACCHAHSIPARYVSGYIDPGTTSHAESHAWVDVWVEDSDFSGWVSIDVTHARLMTDAYCRLAVGRDYDSAAPIRGVRRGGGEEMLDVNVQVMPVQQ
- a CDS encoding DNA-3-methyladenine glycosylase I, with the translated sequence MNSVTHQRCSWANPANPLYLAYHDQEWGVPCHDERRLFEMLNLEGAQAGLSWETILNKRENYRLAFDDWDAKKIAVYDADKVASLLANAGIVRNRLKVAAAITNANAYLSLCDEFGSLDGYLWAHVNGKPIRNSGERIIKTELSDQISKDLIKRGFKFVGSTIIYAYMQAIGMVQDHASDCDWRTK
- a CDS encoding alpha-E domain-containing protein, translated to MLSRTADHLFWMARYTERAENTARMLDVNIQTSMLPQSIESAEQGWRAMLGISELQSAFDKKYGVLNAKDVLDFMLRDPDNPSSIAACLTEARENARAVRGTLTTEVWETQNATWLDMQQHLNSGVLENDPSQFFEWVKYRSHLSRGVTLGTMLKDEAIHFIRLGTFLERADNTARILDVKFHGAKEAGISEKATQRDFYYWAALLRSVSGFEIYRKVYRDVITPERVAELLILRGDMPRSLLACMDEVVQNLKQVSNDVSADTERFAGKLHAELQFACIEDILEAGLHETLTEFLQRIFELGNRVSRNFLVPLAA
- a CDS encoding peptidase, producing MTYCVGMRLDAGLVFLSDSRTNAGVDQVGTFRKMSVFENPGDRMMVLMTAGNLSISQSIRQLVAEHVCFDGSTIWNAPNMYEAARIVGEAVRTVHKRDAQSLSEFGIDFNVSLIFGGQIKGERCRLFQIYSAGNFIESHNENTYFQIGEAKYGKPIIDRVVNPLTPLDEAAKCALISMDSTLRSNVSVGLPLDMLVYETDRLAVTRFVTIDEKNQYFQMIRSTWGEQLKHVFEGIDDPIWDAAPDATMNVLSSTNMNSKPVRIALPPTIAPVVLDVAPLQSLAQEFNQTQH